One Osmerus mordax isolate fOsmMor3 chromosome 16, fOsmMor3.pri, whole genome shotgun sequence genomic window carries:
- the LOC136958523 gene encoding LOW QUALITY PROTEIN: C-X-C chemokine receptor type 4-like (The sequence of the model RefSeq protein was modified relative to this genomic sequence to represent the inferred CDS: deleted 2 bases in 1 codon): MSYYEHIVFDYDINDTGSGDGAGNLGLALEDPCDLDQVITPVLKRVFLPVVYGFIFILGITGNGLVWMVLGCQRRSKLSLTDRYRLHLSAADLLFVLTLPFWAADAALTDWRFGLGTCVAVHVIYTVNLYGSVLILAFVSLDRYLAVVKATDAHTSRTRQLLARRLVFVGAWSPAALLAVSDIVFARTWEAGDGTIVCQRLYPADNAPLWESVFHLQLVLVGLLVPGLVLLACYCVIVSRLTRIGPLKGQRQKRRAVRTTVALIVCFFLCWLPYGAGITVDALMRLQVLPRGCSLEVVLVVWLAVAEPMAFAHCCLNPLLYAFLGADFKRSARQEDSTLGRLISSMTSPPPRRPGTSTTTESESFSLHSS; encoded by the exons ATGTCCTACTATGAG cATATTGTGTTTGACTATGACATAAACGACACTGGTTCTGGCGAC GGGGCTGGCAACTTGGGGCTGGCTCTGGAGGATCCGTGTGACCTGGATCAAGTTATAACCCCTGTCCTCAAGAGAGTGTTCCTCCCTGTGGTCTACGGCTTCATCTTTATCCTGGGCATCACTGGGAACGGCCTGGTGTGGATGGTGCTTGGCTGCCAGCGCAG GTCAAAATTGAGTCTGACAGACCGCTACCGACTGCACCTCTCTGCTGCCGATCTTCTCTTTGTACTGACGCTCCCGTTCTGGGCAGCGGATGCCGCCCTGACGGACTGGCGTTTCGGATTAGGCACCTGTGTGGCCGTGCACGTCATCTACACGGTGAACCTGTATGGGAGTGTGCTCATCCTGGCCTTCGTCAGTCTGGACCGCTACCTAGCTGTGGTCAAAGCAACAGACGCGCACACCTCACGCACAAGACAGCTACTGGCACGGAGACTGGTGTTTGTAG gAGCCTGGTCGCCTGCGGCTCTCTTGGCCGTGTCAGACATAGTGTTTGCCAGGACTTGGGAAGCAGGAGATGGGACGATTGTGTGCCAGCGCTTATACCCAGCTGACAACGCTCCTCTCTGGGAGTCAGTGttccacctgcagctggtgttgGTGGGCTTGCTGGTACCGGGCCTAGTTTTGCTGGCGTGTTACTGTGTCATCGTGTCCAGGTTGACACGCATCGGGCCTCTGAAGGGGCAGAGACAGAAGCGCAGAGCTGTCAGGACCACTGTGGCGTTGATCGTCTGCTTCTTCCTGTGTTGGCTCCCGTATGGTGCTGGCATCACTGTGGATGCCCTCATGCGCCTACAGGTCCTTCCCAGGGGCTGcagtctggaggtggtgctggttGTGTGGCTGGCGGTGGCTGAACCCATGGCATTTGCCCACTGCTGTCTAAACCCGCTGCTGTACGCCTTCCTGGGGGCGGACTTCAAGAGGTCCGCCAGACAGGAGGACTCAACACTCGGTCGCCTCATCTCCAGTATGACGAGCCCGCCTCCTAGACGCCCAGGAACCTCTACTACCACAGAGTCTGAGTCATTTAGTCTACACTCCAGCTAA
- the LOC136958739 gene encoding piggyBac transposable element-derived protein 4-like → MADDFTALQVLQQMFANVEQVDSEEEAEDVSEEEDAEECHAENVSEEEEDAEERHAENVSEEEEEGDEERNAENVSEEEEDGEERNAKRRDLSAPEEDKADNDPHEDQVPDTFVSKTGKIKWSSVPCVTAPPPQRKNTERPPGPTAYAVSHARDMVSTFLLFVTPQIERVILDETNREGYLKRGEEWKFMDATDLRAYIGLLILAGVYKSRGEAAASLWDAQSGRVIFRATMPLKLFYTYSSTLRFDDRGTRAARRATDKLAAIREVWDMWVERLPRLYDPGPEVTVDEQLVAFRGRCPFRQYMPSKPAKYGIKSWVACDAKSSYAWKMQVYTGKLSNGTPERNLGMRVVLDMTEGLKDRNVTCDNLFTSYELGRELMTTRNMTMVGTVRKNRSELPTELLATNRRRVLSSQFAFTPTTTLVSYLAKKKKNVLLMSTRHTDAEISDRDDGKPTIILDYNRNKGGVDNLDKVVTYYSCKRKTARWPLVIFDNMIDVSTYNAFVIWREINPNWMPGKRNKRRFFLEQLGRALVNPLIERRQRVPHTAAAAAVVRGLRTASCRGPPPQRQPEEADNDDERSPRILTTGHLLCH, encoded by the coding sequence ATGGCTGATGATTTTACTGCGCTGCAAGTTCTACAGCAGATGTTTGCAAATGTCGAGCAGGTTGACtctgaagaggaggcagaggatgtgtcagaagaagaagacgcgGAAGAGTGCCATGCAGAgaatgtgtcagaagaagaagaagacgcgGAAGAGCGCCATGCAGAgaatgtgtcagaagaagaagaagaaggcgaTGAAGAGCGCAACGCAGAgaatgtgtcagaagaagaagaagacggagAAGAGCGCAACGCAAAACGCCGCGACCTGTCGGCGCCCGAAGAAGACAAAGCCGACAATGATCCTCACGAGGACCAAGTCCCAGATACTTTCGTGTCAAAAACCGGCAAAATCAAATGGTCTTCGGTTCCGTGTGTGACTGCGCCGCCGCCACAGCGTAAAAACACAGAGAGGCCCCCCGGACCCACAGCTTACGCCGTTTCCCACGCCCGTGACATGGTCTCCACGTTTTTACTCTTTGTCACGCCACAAATCGAAAGAGTGATCTTGGACGAGACAAATCGCGAAGGCTATCTGAAacgtggagaggagtggaaattCATGGACGCCACTGACCTACGCGCCTACATAGGGCTGCTAATCCTGGCGGGGGTGTACAAGTCCCGAGGCGAAGCAGCCGCTAGTCTATGGGATGCACAAAGCGGCAGAGTGATTTTCCGTGCTACGATGCCGCTAAAACTCTTTTACACTTACTCGTCAACGCTACGATTCGACGACCGTGGGACACGAGCGGCGAGACGCGCCACGGATAAGTTGGCGGCGATACGAGAGGTCTGGGATATGTGGGTAGAGAGATTACCCCGCCTCTACGACCCAGGGCCAGAAGTGACCGTCGATGAACAACTGGTCGCGTTCAGAGGACGGTGTCCTTTCAGGCAGTACATGCCGAGTAAACCGGCAAAGTATGGGATCAAGTCGTGGGTCGCGTGCGATGCAAAATCAAGCTACGCTTGGAAGATGCAAGTGTACACCGGGAAGTTGAGCAACGGAACCCCGGAGAGGAACCTGGGGATGCGCGTCGTGCTCGATATGACAGAGGGCCTGAAGGATCGCAATGTCACGTGTGACAACTTATTCACCTCTTACGAACTCGGACGAGAGCTCATGACGACGAGAAACATGACCATGGTTGGCACGGTCCGAAAGAACAGGTCCGAGCTCCCGACTGAGCTGCTAGCGACAAACAGGCGACGGGTGCTGTCGTCGCAGTTTGCCTTCACGCCCACCACCACTCTAGTTTCCTACCTcgccaagaaaaaaaagaacgttTTACTCATGAGCACACGCCACACAGACGCCGAAATCAGCGACAGAGACGACGGGAAACCGACCATCATCCTAGATTACAACCGCAACAAAGGAGGGGTTGACAATCTGGACAAGGTCGTCACTTACTACAGCTGTAAAAGGAAGACTGCCCGCTGGCCCCTCGTTATCTTTGACAATATGATTGACGTCTCCACCTACAACGCCTttgtgatatggagagagatCAACCCCAACTGGATGCCTGGCAAGCGCAACAAGAGGAGGTTTTTCCTCGAGCAGCTTGGTAGGGCACTTGTGAATCCGCTGATCGAAAGAAGACAACGTGTCCCCCACACGGCAGCGGCTGCTGCGGTTGTGAGAGGTCTCCGGACGGCCAGCTGTCGTGGTCCGCCACCTCAACGGCAACCTGAAGAGGCTGACAACGATGATGAACGAAGCCCCCGCATCCTCACCACCGGTCACCTCTTGTGTCATtaa
- the LOC136958740 gene encoding LOW QUALITY PROTEIN: piggyBac transposable element-derived protein 4-like (The sequence of the model RefSeq protein was modified relative to this genomic sequence to represent the inferred CDS: inserted 1 base in 1 codon) — protein MADDFTALQVLQQMFANVEQVDSEEEAEDVSEEEDAEECHAENVSEEEEDAEERHAENVSEEEEEGDEERNAENVSEEEEDGEERNAKRRDLSAPEEDKADSDPHEDQVPDTFVSKTGKIKWSSVPCVTAPPPQRKNTERPPGPTAYAVSHARDMVSTFLLFVTPQIERVILDETNREGYLKRGEEWKFMDATDLRAYIGLLILAGVYKSRGEAAASLWDAQSGRVIFRATMPLKLFYTYSSTLRFDDRGTRAARRATDKLAAIREVWDMWVERLPRLYDPGPEVTVDEQLVAFRGRCPFRQYMPSKPAKYGIKSWVACDAKSSYAWKMQVYTGKLSNGTPERNLGMRVVLDMTEGLKDRNVTCDNLFTSYELGRELMTTRNMTMVGTVRKNRSELPTELLATNRRRVLSSQFAFTPTTTLVSYLAKKKKNVLLMSTRHTDAEISDRDDGKPTIILDYNRNKGGVDNLDKVVXLHSCKRKTARWPLVIFDNMIDVSTYNAFVIWREINPNWMPGKRNKRRFFLEQLGRALVNPLIERRQRVPHTAAAAAVVRGLRTASCRGPPPQRQPEEADNDDERSPRILTTGHLLCQ, from the exons ATGGCTGATGATTTTACTGCGCTGCAAGTTCTACAGCAGATGTTTGCAAATGTCGAGCAGGTTGACtctgaagaggaggcagaggatgtgtcagaagaagaagacgcgGAAGAGTGCCATGCAGAgaatgtgtcagaagaagaagaagacgcgGAAGAGCGCCATGCAGAgaatgtgtcagaagaagaagaagaaggcgaTGAAGAGCGCAACGCAGAgaatgtgtcagaagaagaagaagacggagAAGAGCGCAACGCAAAACGCCGCGACCTGTCGGCGCCCGAAGAAGACAAAGCCGACAGTGATCCTCACGAGGACCAAGTCCCAGATACTTTCGTGTCAAAAACCGGCAAAATCAAATGGTCTTCGGTTCCGTGTGTGACTGCGCCGCCGCCACAGCGTAAAAACACAGAGAGGCCCCCCGGACCCACAGCTTACGCCGTTTCCCACGCCCGTGACATGGTCTCCACGTTTTTACTCTTTGTCACGCCACAAATCGAAAGAGTGATCTTGGACGAGACAAATCGCGAAGGCTATCTGAAacgtggagaggagtggaaattCATGGACGCCACTGACCTACGCGCCTACATAGGGCTGCTAATCCTGGCGGGGGTGTACAAGTCCCGAGGCGAAGCAGCCGCTAGTCTATGGGATGCACAAAGCGGCAGAGTGATTTTCCGTGCTACGATGCCGCTAAAACTCTTTTACACTTACTCGTCAACGCTACGATTCGACGACCGTGGGACACGAGCGGCGAGACGCGCCACGGATAAGTTGGCGGCGATACGAGAGGTCTGGGATATGTGGGTAGAGAGATTACCCCGCCTCTACGACCCAGGGCCAGAAGTGACCGTCGATGAACAACTGGTCGCGTTCAGAGGACGGTGTCCTTTCAGGCAGTACATGCCGAGTAAACCGGCAAAGTATGGGATCAAGTCGTGGGTCGCGTGCGATGCAAAATCAAGCTACGCTTGGAAGATGCAAGTGTACACCGGGAAGTTGAGCAACGGAACCCCGGAGAGGAACCTGGGGATGCGCGTCGTGCTCGATATGACAGAGGGCCTGAAGGATCGCAATGTCACGTGTGACAACTTATTCACCTCTTACGAACTCGGACGAGAGCTCATGACGACGAGAAACATGACCATGGTTGGCACGGTCCGAAAGAACAGGTCCGAGCTCCCGACTGAGCTGCTAGCGACAAACAGGCGACGGGTGCTGTCGTCGCAGTTTGCCTTCACGCCCACCACCACTCTAGTTTCCTACCTcgccaagaaaaaaaagaacgttTTACTCATGAGCACACGCCACACAGACGCCGAAATCAGCGACAGAGACGACGGGAAACCGACCATCATCCTAGATTACAACCGCAACAAAGGAGGGGTTGACAATCTGGACAAGGTCG ACTTACACAGCTGTAAAAGGAAGACTGCCCGCTGGCCCCTCGTTATCTTTGACAATATGATTGACGTCTCCACCTACAACGCCTttgtgatatggagagagatCAACCCCAACTGGATGCCTGGCAAGCGCAACAAGAGGAGGTTTTTCCTCGAGCAGCTTGGTAGGGCACTTGTGAATCCGCTGATCGAAAGAAGACAACGTGTCCCCCACACGGCAGCGGCTGCTGCGGTTGTGAGAGGTCTCCGGACGGCCAGCTGTCGTGGTCCGCCACCTCAACGGCAACCTGAAGAGGCTGACAACGATGATGAACGAAGCCCCCGCATCCTCACCACCGGTCACCTCTTGTGTCagtaa
- the LOC136958524 gene encoding LOW QUALITY PROTEIN: C-X-C chemokine receptor type 4-like (The sequence of the model RefSeq protein was modified relative to this genomic sequence to represent the inferred CDS: deleted 2 bases in 1 codon) yields the protein MSYYEHIVFDYDINDTGSGDGAGNLGLALEDPCDLDQVITPVLKRVFLPVVYGFIFILGITGNGLVWMVLGCQRRSKLSLTDRYRLHLSAADLLFVLTLPFWAADAALTDWRFGLGTCVAVHVIYTVNLYGSVLILAFVSLDRYLAVVKATDAHTSRTRQLLARRLVFVGAWSPAALLAVSDIVFARTWEAGDGTIVCQRLYPADNAPLWESVFHLQLVLVGLLVPGLVLLACYCVIVSRLTRIGPLKGQRQKRRAVRTTVALIVCFFLCWLPYGAGITVDALMRLQVLPRGCSLEVVLVVWLAVAEPMAFAHCCLNPLLYAFLGADFKRSARQEDSTLGRLISSMTSPPPRRPGTSTTTESESFSLHSS from the exons ATGTCCTACTATGAG cATATTGTGTTTGACTATGACATAAACGACACTGGTTCTGGCGAC GGGGCTGGCAACTTGGGGCTGGCTCTGGAGGATCCGTGTGACCTGGATCAAGTTATAACCCCTGTCCTCAAGAGAGTGTTCCTCCCTGTGGTCTACGGCTTCATCTTTATCCTGGGCATCACTGGGAACGGCCTGGTGTGGATGGTGCTTGGCTGCCAGCGCAG GTCAAAATTGAGTCTGACAGACCGCTACCGACTGCACCTCTCTGCTGCCGATCTTCTCTTTGTACTGACGCTCCCGTTCTGGGCAGCAGATGCCGCCCTGACGGACTGGCGTTTCGGATTAGGCACCTGTGTGGCCGTGCACGTCATCTACACGGTGAACCTGTATGGGAGTGTGCTCATCCTGGCCTTCGTCAGTCTGGACCGCTACCTAGCTGTGGTCAAAGCAACAGACGCGCACACCTCACGCACAAGACAGCTACTGGCACGGAGACTGGTGTTTGTAG gAGCCTGGTCGCCTGCGGCTCTCTTGGCCGTGTCAGACATAGTGTTTGCCAGGACTTGGGAAGCAGGAGATGGGACGATTGTGTGCCAGCGCTTATACCCAGCTGACAACGCTCCTCTCTGGGAGTCAGTGttccacctgcagctggtgttgGTGGGCTTGCTGGTACCGGGCCTAGTTTTGCTGGCGTGTTACTGTGTCATCGTGTCCAGGTTGACACGCATCGGGCCTCTGAAGGGGCAGAGACAGAAGCGCAGAGCTGTCAGGACCACTGTGGCGTTGATCGTCTGCTTCTTCCTGTGTTGGCTCCCGTATGGTGCTGGCATCACTGTGGATGCCCTCATGCGCCTACAGGTCCTTCCCAGGGGCTGcagtctggaggtggtgctggttGTGTGGCTGGCGGTGGCTGAACCCATGGCATTTGCCCACTGCTGTCTAAACCCGCTGCTGTACGCCTTCCTGGGGGCGGACTTCAAGAGGTCCGCCAGACAGGAGGACTCAACACTCGGTCGCCTCATCTCCAGTATGACGAGCCCGCCTCCTAGACGCCCAGGAACCTCTACTACCACAGAGTCTGAGTCATTTAGTCTACACTCCAGCTAA